The nucleotide window CCTTTTCATCACAGAAAATACTTGGCGTATAATCTATGCGTATAGTTATAAAAAAAATCTATGCGTATAATTCCGATCAAATCTCAATAATACATCAGGTCTGGCGTGTGGCCCCATGCTGCAGGTCAAATCATTCCAGCCACTTCATTCGTTTTCGTTCCCACAAGTCACAACCATGGAGGGCCGACGACGAAGGCAGGAAGGATTCTGAATCCATCATCCATAAAAAGGACGCCAACCACTCTCTTTCTACGAACTCCATCTCTCTCCTCTGCTCATGGATCTccacctcacctctctctcctcggCCTTGCTCTGCTCTACTCACTCCCCCAACTGCCAGCCgaagcctctctctctctcctcctctgtTTAGCGAGCTCAgccgagcagctccgccattCCCCAAGCACAGTGCACAACAACTCCTTCCAGAGGCGGACGCAGTCGGTGCCATTCAATGCCCTGACTGCCGGCTGCCCGGCCCATGCACTGAGACACAGGGCGCCTCTGCTGCTCCCTCTCTCTGAGACACGACGCAGTCACCGCCACCTCCTTTAACTCCCCTGCCTCGTCGCTTCCCGACGCTGACTCGCTCGGGAACGCGTGCGCCCATGCACGCACCCGCCGCATACGTGCGCCTCCCTACTTGCCCCTGCTGGCGTTCCAGCCCGCCAAGACCCCCTGCTCATGTACCCGCCACAATCTTGCACCTAGGAGGAGGCTACGAGCTCAAGAAACTCTTGGCTAGCTGTGGCGAGCGGCGAGCATTGAGTTGAGGGGCACCGAGAAGGTGGCAATGGCGCGGCCGTTCTTGGCGCCGCTGATGATACTGGCGCTGGTTCTTCTTTCatgcatggcggcggcggcggacgacgGCGACGTGCTGCTGCTGGTGAAGAGCACGTTCGTCGACGATCCCCATGGGGTCTTGGCGGGCTGGAACGCCAGCGCCGGCGCGTCGGGGTTCTGTTCCTGGGCCGGCGTGGCGTGCGACGAGGCGGGGCTCAGGGTCGTGGGCCTCAACCTGTCTGGCGCTGGGCTGGCCGGGACAGTGCCCCGCGCGGTGGCGCGTCTCGACGCGCTGGAGGCGATAGACCTGTCGTCGAACGCGCTCACGGGCCCCGTCTCGGCGGCGCTCGGCAGGGCTGGCCAACCTCCAGGTGCTGCTGCTCTACTCCAACCAGCTCACGGGCCAGATACCGGCGTCGCTGGGGGCGCTCTCGGCGCTCCAGGTGCTCCGCTTGGGAGACAACCCGGGCCTGTCGGGCGCCATCCCGGACGCGCTTGGCAAGCTCAGGCAACCTCACCGTGCTCGGCCTCGCCTCCTGCAACCTCACCGGCCCGATCCCGGCGAGCCTCGGGCGGCTCGGCGCGCTCACGGCGCTGAACCTGCAGCAGAACGCGCTGTCTGGGCCGATACCGCGTGGCCTCGCCGGCTTGGCGAGCCTCCAGGTGCTCTCGCTCGCCGGCAACCAGCTCACGGGCGCGATACCGCCGGAGCTCGGGAGGCTCGCGGGGCTCCAGAAGCTCAACCTTGGGAATAACTCGCTGGTGGGACGCCATACCGCCGGGGCTCGGCGCGCTTGGCGAGCTCCAGTACCTCAACCTCATGAACAATCGCCTCTCCGGCCGCGTCCCGCGCACGCTCGCCGCGCTCTCCCGCGTGCGCACGATCGACCTGTCCGGCAACATGCTCTCTGGCGCGCTGCCCGCCGAGCTCGGCCGCCTGCCAGAGCTCACTTTATTGGTGCTATCCGACAACCAACTCACCGGCAGCGTCCCCGGCGACCTGTGCGGCGGCGATGAAGCGGAGTCTAGTAGCCTCGAGCACCTTATGCTCTCCACGAACAACTTCACCGGGGAGATACCGGAGGGGCTCTCGCGGTGCCGGGCGCTGACGCAGCTCGACCTGGCGAACAACAGCCTCTCCGGCGGTATCCCAGCCGCGCTCGGCGAGCTCGGCAACCTGACGGACCTGCTGCTCAACAACAACAGCCTCTCCGGCGAGCTGCCGCGAGAGCTCTTCAATCTCACCGAGCTCCAAACACTGGCATTATATCACAACGAGCTCAGCGGTCGGCTGCCGGACGCCATCAGCCGCCTCGTGAACCTGGAGGTGCTGTACCTGTACGAGAACCAGTTCGCCGGCGAGATACCGGAGTCCATCGGGGACTGCGCGAGCTTGCAGCTGATCGATTTCTTCGGGAACCGGTTCAACGGGAGCATACCGGCGTCCATGGGGAACCTGTCGCAGCTGATCTTCCTCGACTTCAGACAGAACGAGCTGTCTGGCGTGATCCCGTCGGAGCTGGGTGAGTGCCAGCAACTTGAAATCATTGATTTGGCCGACAATGCTCTGTCCGGGCCGATTCCCGAGACGTTCGGGAAGCTCCATTCGCTGGAGCAGTTCATGCTGTACAACAACTCGCTCTCCGGCGCCATCCCGGACGGCATGTTCGAGTGCCGGAACATCACGAGGGTCAACATCGCGCACAACCGGCTCAGCGGCAGCCTCCTACTGCTCTGCGGCACGGCGAGGCTGCTGTCGTTCGACGCAACAAACAACTCCTTCGACGGCAGGATCCCCGCACAGCTCGGCCGGTCGTCGTCGCTCCAGCGCGTGCGCCTGGGGAGCAACATGCTCTCCGGGCCCATCCCGCCGTCGCTCGGCGGCATCGCCGCGCTGACGCTGCTGGACGTGTCAAGCAACAAGCTCACCGGCGGCATCCCCGCGACGCTCGCGCAGTGCACGCAGCTCAGCCTCATCGTCCTCAGCCACAACCGCCTGTCAGGGGCGGTTCCGGACTGGCTGGGCTCGCTGCCGCAGCTCGGCGAGCTGGCACTCTCCAACAACGAGTTCGCCGGAGCAATCCCGGTGCAGCTCAGCAACTGCTCCAAGCTCCTGAAGCTGTCGCTCGACAACAACCAGATCAATGGAACAGTGCCGCCTGAACTCGGCAGGTTGGTGTCCCTCAACGTGCTGAACCTCGCACACAACCAGCTCTCAGGTCTGATTCCGACGGCGGTTGCAAAATTGAGCAGTCTCTATGAGCTGAATCTGTCACAGAATTACCTGTCCGGCCCGATCCCTCCTGATATCGGCAAGCTACAAGAGCTGCAGAGCCTGCTAGACTTGAGCAGCAACAATCTCAGTGGCCACATCCCTGCGTCACTCGGTTCACTCTCCAAGCTTGAAGACCTTAACCTGTCCCACAATGCTCTGGTCGGCGCCGTTCCATCGCAGCTCGCTGGAATGAGTAGCTTGGTGCAGCTGGACCTGTCCAGCAACCAGCTGGAAGGGAAGCTGGGCACTGAGTTCGGCCGGTGGCCGCAGGCCGCGTTCGCCGACAATGCAGGGCTCTGCGGTAGCCCCTTGAGAGGTTGCGGCAGCAGAAACAGCCATTCGGCATTGCACGCGGCGACCATCGCGTTGGTGTCTGCGGCGGTCACGCTGTTGATTGTGCTCCTGACCATCATGCTTGCGCTGATGGTAGTGCGCCGCCGGGCCCGGGGAGGTGAGGTGAACTGCACGGTGTTCTCGTCGTCGAGCTCGGGCAGTGCAAACCGGCAGCTCGTCGTCAAGGGCTCGGCGCGGCGGGAGTTCCGGTGGGAGGCGATCATGGAGGCCACCGCGAACCTGAACGACCAGTTCGCCATCGGGTCCGGCGGGTCAGGCACGGTGTACAGGGCGGAGCTGTCCACTGGCGAGACGGTGGCCGTGAAGAGGATCGCGCACATGGACAGCGACGTGCTGCTGCACGACAAGAGCTTCACGCGGGAGGTCAAGATCCTGGGCCGCGTCCGTCACCGGCACCTGGTCAAGCTGCTCGGCTTCGTCACGTCCCGCgagtgtggcggcggcggcggcatgctcGTGTACGAGTACATGGAGAACGGCAGCCTCTACGACTGGCTGAACGGCGGCATCGATGGCCGGAAGAAGCAGACTCTCAGCTGGGACGCGCGGCTCAAGGTCGCCGCCGGGCTGGCGCAGGGCGTGGAGTACCTCCACCACGACTGTGTGCCGCGGATCGTGCACCGGGACATCAAGTCCAGCAACGTGCTCCTCGACGGCGACATGGAGGCGCACCTCGGCGACTTTGGCCTCGCCAAGGCCGTCGCCGAGAACCGGCAGGCCGCCTTCGGCAAGGACTTCACCGAGTCAGCTTCCTGCTTCGCCGGATCATACGGGTACATCGCTCCAGGTAATTTCAACGGCAATCTGAAATGCTACAGAAACGCAAGGGTTCAGTTACTGACAGTGGACGTGCCACATTATCTCTGCAGAGTGTGCTTACTCCCTGAAGGCGACAGAGAGAAGCGACGTCTACAGCATGGGCATCGTGCTGATGGAGCTCGTTACCGGGCTATTGCCAACCGACAAGATCTTCGGCGGCGACATGGACATGGTGAGGTGGGTGCAGTCAAGGATGGACGCGCCGTTGCCGGCCCGGGAGCAGGTGTTCGATCCTGCTCTGAAGCCGCTGGCGCCGCGTAAGGAGTCGTCGATGACGGAGGTGCTGGAGGTGGCTCTCCGGTGCACGAGGGAGGCGCCGGGGGAGAGGCCGACTGCGCGGCAGGTCTCCGATCTGCTGCTCCACGTTTCACTCGATTACTATCGCGCTTGCGAGAAGCGTTAGAATTTCGAAACTGGGATGAATTTGTCCTAGCAGCTGCTTTCTCTGAGTCCTGCTTCAGCTAGCCTATCTTTCATTCATGaaattaggggggggggggggggaaaagAAGCTTCTGGTTTTTAGGGTTTGCAAATTGAATCAAGTCAAGAGTGCCCTTCAAAATTGGATTGCTTAATTTCAAATTTTGAGGTCCCTTGTACAAGCATATGGAAATGTCCAGCAACGAGGCATACCAAAGCATCAATGGTTGAGATCCCTTTGCTACTCATTCCGCACATAGCTGAAACAGACGTGTAACAGTACTGCGATTGCGAAATGAGAGAGGCAGTACTAAAGTGCTCATCGGACGACATGATTGTAGTATCACTTTAAAATAGGAAACCTTGGCGAATACAGGCCTTGCAAATCATTATGTCCAATGAAAAAAAGAGCAATGAAAGTAATGTCACCAGACTGGAAGAAGAATGGAAGAGAAAAGTTTGCATTGCAAAAACACAATCATTATAATCGAGTAATTTTGCATGAGAATAAGCCATCAGATTCTGAGCCCATAATTGGTGTCTTACATAGGTAATCCATCAGATCCATTGTGAAACGACATTTTATTACAAGACCACAGTTGAAATGTGGAAGCTGAAACAACAACTAAGACGATGGGGGATCCTCGGGTCCTGACCATGTGTACTGACAACATGTTGCAAAAATACAGGTCGCTGGCAAACAAATCTGAACAGCTATTCATCATCTGCACAAAAGGTGGAATGGAAAAGTTGTTAGGCCCCATGACTTCCTAACAGAATGGTAAAAGACAGGCACCAAGCTGTTCCCAGGGCCTCTTATGTTTTTTATGTTAGTAAATACTGGTCCAATGGTCAACTGCTTCCAGCCACTTTATTGATTCACAACTATAAATAGCATCATCCAAGTATAGGTTAGCCTCCACTAAAAAAAAAAAGGTATAGGTTAGCCATGCAACCACATTTTTGCAGCTCTTCTCTTTCATCACCTTCTAACTGTGAATGGTAGTAAAACCTTCCAATTTGCAGCCATAACAAATTCCTACTTGGAAACTTTGTTTTGGTTTAACCTTCAATCTACAGCCAGACTTTGTTCCGTAGCCAAATATCAATTAGAGATATTAACTATTTGTTAAGTACTACAACTATCTAATATATGGTAAAGTTAGATCATGTAAGCCAACAGC belongs to Miscanthus floridulus cultivar M001 chromosome 4, ASM1932011v1, whole genome shotgun sequence and includes:
- the LOC136550179 gene encoding LOW QUALITY PROTEIN: LRR receptor-like serine/threonine-protein kinase GSO1 (The sequence of the model RefSeq protein was modified relative to this genomic sequence to represent the inferred CDS: deleted 3 bases in 3 codons), which gives rise to MARPFLAPLMILALVLLSCMAAAADDGDVLLLVKSTFVDDPHGVLAGWNASAGASGFCSWAGVACDEAGLRVVGLNLSGAGLAGTVPRAVARLDALEAIDLSSNALTGPVSAALGRLANLQVLLLYSNQLTGQIPASLGALSALQVLRLGDNPGLSGAIPDALGKLRNLTVLGLASCNLTGPIPASLGRLGALTALNLQQNALSGPIPRGLAGLASLQVLSLAGNQLTGAIPPELGRLAGLQKLNLGNNSLVGAIPPGLGALGELQYLNLMNNRLSGRVPRTLAALSRVRTIDLSGNMLSGALPAELGRLPELTLLVLSDNQLTGSVPGDLCGGDEAESSSLEHLMLSTNNFTGEIPEGLSRCRALTQLDLANNSLSGGIPAALGELGNLTDLLLNNNSLSGELPRELFNLTELQTLALYHNELSGRLPDAISRLVNLEVLYLYENQFAGEIPESIGDCASLQLIDFFGNRFNGSIPASMGNLSQLIFLDFRQNELSGVIPSELGECQQLEIIDLADNALSGPIPETFGKLHSLEQFMLYNNSLSGAIPDGMFECRNITRVNIAHNRLSGSLLLLCGTARLLSFDATNNSFDGRIPAQLGRSSSLQRVRLGSNMLSGPIPPSLGGIAALTLLDVSSNKLTGGIPATLAQCTQLSLIVLSHNRLSGAVPDWLGSLPQLGELALSNNEFAGAIPVQLSNCSKLLKLSLDNNQINGTVPPELGRLVSLNVLNLAHNQLSGLIPTAVAKLSSLYELNLSQNYLSGPIPPDIGKLQELQSLLDLSSNNLSGHIPASLGSLSKLEDLNLSHNALVGAVPSQLAGMSSLVQLDLSSNQLEGKLGTEFGRWPQAAFADNAGLCGSPLRGCGSRNSHSALHAATIALVSAAVTLLIVLLTIMLALMVVRRRARGGEVNCTVFSSSSSGSANRQLVVKGSARREFRWEAIMEATANLNDQFAIGSGGSGTVYRAELSTGETVAVKRIAHMDSDVLLHDKSFTREVKILGRVRHRHLVKLLGFVTSRECGGGGGMLVYEYMENGSLYDWLNGGIDGRKKQTLSWDARLKVAAGLAQGVEYLHHDCVPRIVHRDIKSSNVLLDGDMEAHLGDFGLAKAVAENRQAAFGKDFTESASCFAGSYGYIAPECAYSLKATERSDVYSMGIVLMELVTGLLPTDKIFGGDMDMVRWVQSRMDAPLPAREQVFDPALKPLAPRKESSMTEVLEVALRCTREAPGERPTARQVSDLLLHVSLDYYRACEKR